Proteins co-encoded in one uncultured Draconibacterium sp. genomic window:
- a CDS encoding mechanosensitive ion channel domain-containing protein, with the protein MEFLAKPLAALTCVVLIVFVAWFAHFVTRKIFLAIVQRIAKRTKTRWDDILVENGVFKGLAHLVPAFILYYSVDFSYPDIHQQVSELAPEVYKSLSQDYYWGLSDLLTKISRIYFISIIVFVANSVLNAALQIYNTTEFAHSRPIKGYVQLVKIFVFFMAGILLIAALLGKDPTALLAGLGAIAAVLLLVFRDTILGFVASIQLSANDMVKIGDWIQMDGHNADGTVIDITLNTVKVQNWDKTITTIPTYALVSESFYNWKGMEEAGGRRIKRSVAIDTNTIKFCDTEMLERFEKFDLIRSYIQEKEKELKEYNKGKNLAEEDYISGRHQTNVGIFRKYLEVYLRQHPKIKQDLTFLVRQLQPVGKGLPIEIYVFSSDQEWANYESIQSDIFDHIFAVIPEFELRVFQEPSGADIEKIARR; encoded by the coding sequence ATGGAGTTTTTGGCGAAACCATTAGCTGCGTTGACCTGTGTGGTGCTAATTGTTTTTGTGGCATGGTTTGCACATTTTGTTACACGGAAGATCTTTTTGGCGATTGTGCAGCGTATTGCCAAGCGTACCAAAACAAGATGGGATGATATTTTAGTTGAAAACGGAGTTTTTAAAGGCCTGGCACATTTAGTTCCTGCATTTATACTGTATTATAGTGTCGATTTTTCGTATCCCGATATTCATCAGCAAGTGAGTGAACTGGCTCCCGAAGTGTACAAATCGTTATCGCAGGATTATTATTGGGGCCTTAGCGATTTGCTGACGAAAATATCGCGAATTTACTTTATTTCCATTATTGTTTTTGTGGCAAATTCAGTATTAAATGCTGCATTACAAATTTATAATACAACAGAATTTGCTCATAGTCGGCCGATAAAGGGCTATGTTCAGCTGGTAAAGATTTTTGTGTTTTTTATGGCTGGGATTCTGCTAATTGCTGCTTTGCTGGGAAAAGATCCAACAGCTCTTTTAGCCGGATTGGGAGCTATTGCTGCAGTTTTGCTGTTGGTTTTCCGCGATACCATACTTGGTTTTGTGGCTTCTATTCAGCTGTCGGCAAACGATATGGTAAAAATTGGCGATTGGATTCAAATGGATGGGCACAATGCCGACGGAACCGTTATTGATATAACTTTAAATACGGTAAAAGTTCAGAACTGGGATAAAACCATTACTACAATTCCGACATACGCGCTGGTTTCCGAGTCGTTCTATAACTGGAAAGGTATGGAAGAAGCCGGGGGCCGCCGTATAAAACGCTCGGTTGCCATCGATACCAATACCATTAAGTTTTGCGATACGGAAATGTTGGAGCGTTTCGAAAAGTTCGATCTTATCCGGTCGTACATTCAGGAAAAGGAAAAAGAACTGAAAGAATACAACAAAGGAAAGAACCTGGCCGAGGAAGATTATATAAGTGGCCGACATCAAACCAATGTTGGTATTTTCAGGAAGTATCTGGAAGTGTATCTTCGCCAGCATCCAAAAATAAAACAGGATCTTACCTTTTTGGTGCGCCAGTTGCAACCGGTAGGCAAAGGGTTACCCATCGAAATTTATGTATTTAGCAGCGATCAGGAATGGGCAAATTATGAAAGTATTCAGTCCGATATTTTCGACCATATTTTTGCAGTTATTCCCGAGTTCGAGTTGAGGGTATTTCAAGAGCCTTCAGGCGCTGACATTGAAAAGATTGCCCGTCGGTAG
- a CDS encoding Lrp/AsnC ligand binding domain-containing protein has product MKSNEFLEEKPAEIDELDEKILKLITKNARIPFLEVARECGVSGAAIHQRVQRLLNIGVVHGSEFVVSPQKLGYTTCAYMGIYLDKAKYHTQVAEALRNIPEVVECHYTTGAYAIFVKIQTKTNKHLKRLIDEQLQDIEGIARTETFISLEQDFKRQVPIK; this is encoded by the coding sequence ATGAAGTCGAATGAATTTTTAGAGGAGAAACCAGCCGAAATTGATGAGCTGGATGAAAAGATATTAAAGCTGATTACAAAAAATGCTCGAATACCTTTCTTAGAAGTTGCCCGTGAATGTGGAGTTTCGGGGGCTGCTATTCATCAGCGTGTTCAGCGCTTGTTAAATATCGGTGTTGTACATGGAAGTGAATTTGTTGTTAGTCCGCAAAAACTGGGGTACACCACATGCGCTTACATGGGAATTTATCTCGACAAAGCAAAGTACCACACTCAGGTTGCCGAAGCTTTGAGAAATATTCCGGAAGTAGTTGAGTGTCATTATACAACAGGGGCCTATGCCATTTTTGTTAAGATACAAACTAAAACAAACAAGCATTTAAAACGCTTGATTGACGAGCAATTGCAGGATATTGAGGGAATTGCCCGCACCGAAACATTTATTTCTTTGGAACAGGACTTTAAACGACAAGTACCTATAAAATAA
- a CDS encoding ammonium transporter — protein sequence MKNSTSWWFILALLVIVAALGVIIPTGIGEIDTTNLDSGDTAWMLTATGLVLLMTPGLAFFYGGMTQSRNIISTMLQSFIAMGIVSVLWVVVGFSIAFGDSIGGEGFGLFGNPLTYFMFRGVGGGTNPDFSPTFPFAIFAMFQLKFAIITPALITGSFAGRVRFRAYMLFMVLFILFIYAPLAHWTWHPNGFLRNWGVLDFAGGTVVHMSAGFAALAGAIFLGRRKDANKEIKPANIPYILLGAGMLWFGWFGFNAGSALAADSVAASALVNTNTASAAAMLTWIFFDAAQGKKPSAVGAAIGLVVGLVAITPAAGFVNVGSSIFIGVIAAIISNYAITLRTKSKLDDTLDVFPAHGMGGITGMIFTAVFANEVGLIHGEITTFLYHLLALVIVGVFTFGGSMLMYKITDMIVPMRISPHGEKVGLDISQHDESYNFVYSED from the coding sequence ATGAAAAATTCAACAAGTTGGTGGTTTATTCTGGCCTTATTGGTAATTGTAGCCGCTTTAGGAGTGATCATTCCCACGGGTATTGGTGAGATAGACACAACCAATTTAGATTCCGGAGATACGGCCTGGATGCTAACAGCAACAGGTTTAGTATTGTTAATGACTCCGGGACTAGCATTCTTTTACGGAGGAATGACGCAATCGAGAAATATTATTTCTACAATGCTGCAAAGTTTTATTGCCATGGGAATTGTAAGTGTGCTATGGGTGGTAGTTGGGTTTAGTATTGCATTTGGCGACAGTATTGGAGGCGAAGGCTTTGGTCTGTTTGGCAACCCGCTAACCTATTTTATGTTTCGGGGTGTTGGCGGTGGAACCAACCCGGATTTTTCGCCCACTTTCCCGTTTGCAATATTTGCCATGTTTCAGTTAAAATTTGCCATAATTACACCAGCTCTTATTACCGGATCGTTTGCCGGAAGAGTACGCTTTAGAGCCTATATGTTGTTTATGGTACTTTTTATATTATTTATTTATGCTCCGCTGGCACACTGGACATGGCACCCGAACGGGTTTCTTCGTAACTGGGGAGTACTTGACTTTGCGGGTGGAACTGTAGTACATATGTCGGCAGGTTTTGCGGCTTTAGCTGGAGCGATTTTTCTTGGAAGAAGGAAAGACGCCAACAAAGAAATTAAACCGGCAAACATTCCTTACATTTTATTGGGTGCCGGAATGCTCTGGTTTGGCTGGTTTGGTTTTAACGCAGGTTCTGCGTTAGCTGCTGATTCTGTTGCGGCATCAGCGCTGGTAAATACCAATACAGCTTCTGCAGCTGCCATGTTAACCTGGATATTTTTTGATGCTGCACAAGGTAAAAAACCATCTGCAGTTGGTGCAGCTATCGGACTTGTTGTAGGCTTGGTTGCTATTACACCTGCTGCCGGGTTTGTAAATGTTGGGTCGAGTATATTTATTGGTGTTATTGCCGCGATTATAAGCAACTACGCCATTACACTTCGCACAAAATCGAAACTTGATGATACACTGGATGTTTTCCCTGCCCACGGTATGGGCGGTATTACCGGAATGATTTTTACTGCAGTATTTGCAAACGAAGTGGGATTAATTCATGGAGAAATCACCACTTTCCTGTATCATTTACTGGCACTGGTTATTGTTGGAGTTTTCACTTTCGGAGGTTCAATGTTAATGTACAAAATAACAGATATGATTGTTCCGATGCGAATTTCTCCTCATGGCGAGAAAGTAGGTTTGGATATTAGCCAACACGACGAATCGTATAACTTTGTTTACTCAGAAGATTAA
- a CDS encoding Lrp/AsnC ligand binding domain-containing protein translates to MTLRNNLDDWDLKILDIITKNARIPFKDVAKEVGISRAAVHQRVNRMVDLEVIVGSGYHINPKKVDFKTCTYIGIYLEKGGLFSDVVKGLEEIPEIVECHYTTGAYAIFVKVYAKDNEHLKNILSSKIQKINGVASTETFISLEESFKRTIPVQA, encoded by the coding sequence ATGACTTTGAGGAATAATTTAGACGACTGGGATTTAAAAATTCTGGATATAATTACCAAGAACGCAAGAATACCTTTTAAAGATGTTGCGAAAGAAGTGGGTATTTCACGTGCAGCTGTACACCAACGAGTTAACCGGATGGTTGATTTGGAAGTGATTGTTGGATCGGGCTATCACATTAATCCCAAAAAGGTTGATTTTAAAACCTGTACTTATATTGGTATTTACCTCGAAAAAGGAGGTCTGTTTAGCGACGTGGTAAAAGGTTTGGAAGAAATCCCTGAGATTGTTGAGTGTCATTACACCACCGGAGCATACGCCATTTTTGTTAAAGTTTATGCAAAGGATAACGAGCACTTAAAAAATATATTGAGTAGTAAAATCCAAAAAATCAATGGGGTAGCAAGTACCGAAACTTTTATTTCTCTAGAAGAGTCATTTAAACGTACTATTCCTGTTCAGGCCTGA
- the rlmB gene encoding 23S rRNA (guanosine(2251)-2'-O)-methyltransferase RlmB gives MMRQKGIDKEDFLFGTRAVIEAIKKGKTIDKILIKKGLRNELISELQQLIKESEIGAQYVPIEKINRITRKNHQGVLAFISPIEFDNIETVIPGIYEEGKTPLLLVLDQITDVRNFGAITRSAECAGVQAIIIPEKGMARIGADAVKTSAGAIHNIPICKTNNLYHTVRFLKDSGIKIVAATEKGDKLYSNADMKSPLAIVMGSEDTGVSAQILKLADEQLRIPILGQIESLNVSVSAALMIYEAVRQRNQA, from the coding sequence ATGATGAGACAAAAAGGAATAGATAAAGAGGATTTTCTGTTTGGAACAAGAGCGGTTATTGAAGCCATAAAAAAAGGCAAAACAATCGACAAAATTCTTATAAAAAAAGGCTTGCGAAACGAGTTAATTTCCGAACTCCAGCAACTGATAAAAGAGAGTGAGATTGGCGCTCAGTACGTTCCTATCGAAAAAATTAATCGTATTACACGAAAAAATCACCAGGGAGTTCTGGCCTTTATCTCACCCATTGAGTTTGATAATATTGAAACAGTAATTCCGGGGATTTACGAAGAAGGAAAAACTCCTCTCCTGCTTGTTCTAGACCAGATTACCGATGTTCGTAACTTCGGAGCCATTACCCGCTCGGCCGAATGTGCCGGGGTGCAAGCCATTATTATTCCCGAAAAAGGCATGGCACGTATTGGCGCCGATGCTGTAAAAACATCGGCAGGTGCCATCCATAACATCCCAATCTGCAAAACAAACAATCTGTACCACACAGTTCGGTTTCTGAAAGACTCGGGCATTAAAATAGTTGCTGCCACCGAAAAAGGCGACAAACTCTACAGTAATGCCGATATGAAATCGCCACTGGCCATTGTTATGGGATCAGAAGACACGGGTGTTTCTGCGCAGATTCTTAAACTTGCTGATGAACAATTAAGAATACCAATCTTAGGACAGATTGAATCCTTAAATGTTTCGGTATCTGCTGCTTTAATGATTTACGAAGCAGTCAGACAACGAAATCAGGCCTGA
- a CDS encoding ABC-F family ATP-binding cassette domain-containing protein, protein MISIDKINLSFGGFELFKEISFLVNPKDRIGLIGKNGAGKSTLLKIITGTETPTAGVIAIPKETSIGYLPQQMQVSDTRTLKNEVTQAFEELLAIEKKIANLNHEIAESEDYHSEEYLKKLDQVTEYNERYQLLGGDNYEAELEQTLLGLGFERTDFNRMTSEFSGGWRMRVELAKLLLKKPDVFLLDEPTNHLDIESIQWLEDFLKTYSGAVILVSHDKAFLDAVCNRTIEISLGKITDQKMNYTRFMEWKAEQREINLAAYTNQQKMIEDTKRFIERFRYKSSKAVQVQSRVKQLEKLDRIEIEEEDNSALKISFPPPPRSGRVVVEAKHISKYYDSLHVLDDINLTIENGEKIAFVGRNGEGKTTLARIIMNELEHNGSMKLGHNVKIGYFAQNQAQLLNGELTIFETIDEIAVGDIRTKIRDILAAFLFRGEDIDKKVKVLSGGEKSRLAMIRLMLEPVNFLILDEPTNHLDMRSKEILKNALANFSGTVLVVSHDRDFLDGLVNCIYEFRNKKAKQHLGGIFDFLYRKKMESMKELESKKKNARSGKIETSEKEKNELSFDEKKEINRTISRMEKSVAQAEEKIAKLETEIEEMDKLLAQPENINDHSVFEQYEQLKSNLEESMLDWENAHEELENWKAKKTW, encoded by the coding sequence ATGATATCGATAGATAAAATAAATCTCAGTTTTGGCGGTTTCGAACTATTTAAAGAAATCAGTTTTCTGGTTAATCCAAAAGACAGAATTGGACTGATTGGTAAAAACGGTGCCGGAAAAAGTACGCTGCTTAAGATTATTACAGGAACTGAAACACCAACTGCTGGCGTAATTGCTATTCCTAAAGAAACAAGCATTGGTTATTTACCTCAGCAAATGCAGGTTTCGGACACGCGCACACTTAAAAATGAAGTTACGCAGGCTTTCGAGGAGCTTTTAGCTATTGAAAAGAAAATAGCAAATCTAAACCACGAAATTGCCGAAAGCGAAGATTATCATTCTGAGGAGTATTTAAAGAAACTCGATCAGGTTACCGAATACAACGAACGTTACCAGCTTTTGGGTGGCGACAACTACGAAGCCGAGCTGGAACAAACACTTCTGGGATTAGGTTTCGAAAGAACTGATTTCAACCGGATGACCTCAGAATTCAGCGGAGGTTGGCGTATGCGTGTTGAGCTGGCAAAATTGCTACTGAAAAAACCCGATGTATTTTTACTGGATGAGCCAACCAACCACCTCGATATCGAATCGATACAATGGTTAGAAGATTTTTTGAAAACATACAGCGGAGCCGTGATTCTGGTTTCGCACGATAAAGCATTTCTTGATGCCGTTTGTAACCGCACCATAGAAATTTCGCTGGGAAAAATTACTGATCAGAAAATGAATTACACGCGCTTTATGGAATGGAAAGCCGAACAGCGTGAGATTAATTTGGCAGCCTACACCAACCAGCAAAAAATGATTGAAGATACCAAACGGTTTATTGAACGTTTCAGGTACAAATCATCAAAAGCGGTGCAGGTACAATCGCGTGTAAAACAGCTTGAAAAACTGGACCGGATTGAAATTGAAGAAGAAGACAACTCTGCTCTCAAAATCAGCTTTCCGCCGCCACCTCGTTCCGGACGTGTTGTGGTTGAAGCCAAACATATCAGCAAATATTACGATTCGTTGCATGTGCTCGACGACATCAATCTCACCATCGAAAATGGTGAAAAAATAGCGTTTGTTGGCCGTAACGGAGAAGGCAAAACTACTCTTGCCCGGATTATAATGAACGAACTGGAGCACAACGGCTCTATGAAGCTGGGACATAATGTAAAAATTGGCTACTTTGCTCAAAACCAGGCGCAACTGTTAAATGGCGAACTTACGATTTTTGAAACCATAGATGAAATTGCTGTTGGCGATATACGAACTAAGATCAGAGATATTCTTGCCGCCTTTTTATTCCGCGGCGAAGACATCGATAAAAAAGTAAAAGTACTGAGTGGCGGAGAAAAGTCGCGACTGGCAATGATTCGCTTGATGCTTGAACCGGTTAACTTTCTAATTCTCGACGAACCGACCAACCACCTCGACATGCGCTCGAAAGAAATTTTGAAAAACGCACTGGCAAATTTCTCGGGAACGGTACTTGTAGTTTCGCACGACCGCGATTTTCTAGATGGTTTGGTGAATTGCATTTACGAATTCAGAAATAAAAAAGCCAAACAACACCTGGGCGGCATTTTCGATTTTCTGTACCGAAAGAAAATGGAATCGATGAAAGAATTGGAAAGTAAGAAAAAGAATGCAAGATCCGGAAAAATTGAAACATCGGAAAAAGAAAAGAATGAGCTGTCTTTCGATGAAAAGAAAGAGATAAACCGCACCATTTCGCGCATGGAGAAAAGTGTAGCCCAAGCCGAAGAAAAGATTGCGAAACTGGAGACAGAAATCGAAGAAATGGACAAGCTTCTTGCTCAACCCGAAAATATTAACGACCATTCGGTTTTTGAGCAGTACGAACAATTAAAATCGAACCTGGAAGAAAGTATGCTCGATTGGGAAAATGCCCACGAAGAGTTGGAAAACTGGAAGGCTAAAAAAACCTGGTAA
- a CDS encoding two-component regulator propeller domain-containing protein, producing MKGGKHFKIIGGILGLLVLFFSVVVQSTAQPSYVFLHLTTKDGLSNGNVTSILKDSYGFLWIGTEYGLNRYDGYEFKTYTTEANLSNSIPTNNIQGIQEDGLGNIWIGTTTYTVYNRDKDNFMNDVPGFLQKIGIIVDSNYRIYIDKEKDLWVWSGQQLYFYDTQKNELKTFSLNQRLDEVATVELSDDGNNLYGFLKPGLLWQINKQTGRQQVLDVPDDFNPQFYNKLYADYKGGLWIWSGSTDVIFYRKTPKVAWARLKLRAEGQSKRMLRFMDDKNGHIWIGTDHNGLLIYNVASGEITNLQEDQNTSSSIASNHIESLYRDDNGIIWIGHNKNGISYYHNSLQSIVNVEQADCEDVSVILEDRYGRIWLGTDGNGLFVKDKKKGIRQLAVPKSPIVSLLEDRKGRIWIGTYLDGLYRYDNGKVDRFSTENSDLAGNNIWNLKEDRYGNLWIGTLGGAIQLLRNGEEDLNSMEIECEGMQHPMDMFYDGGDKLYIATVYGLYIVDIKTNDCSSCLGNKSGTQNFKQGLISCVYKDSKDNIWLGHAEGLSLWDVKKDTIYYIDKTNGLRDNIIRGIVEDDHKNLWVTTSNGLSVITAEEDKQGILMITCKNFTDEDGLIDNYFNNRAICKVRSGDIFVGGTEGYSIVNPNKMLEKNQPPAKVTFTGLSVGIDQIVVDSLYKGRKLLERPMELTRSLTFRYTDKLIQLKYTTGDLLYPNKVRYAYRMKGLQEQWQNTSENRIVFSSLAPGDYKLEIKACNSDGEWSNQVSYLNINVTPPFYLSRWAWALYILSVITLVVYIVYRSRRRQKIKLEAQRMQLVREQETNLSEMKLRFFTNISHDIRTPLTLILTPLQTLLNGSMDAGLRKKLEMINKSAEQLLHIVNTLLDFRKLDAGGEVLRSKQGDLVSFVSELCFTFQGTAAERQIEFSFDSELEVLTTQFDPDKIRKVMLNLLSNAFKFTPDGGVVTVSIYLEEDVVCLSVADSGEGILDSEKPHVFDRFFQSFRHPEKTGSGIGLHIVNEYVRMHDGSITVEDNKPRGSRFIVRIPVSNEDIQDEFFLDTTENEEQFEQEELQRTPTNPVLLFVDDNRDFCEFMADSLADEYTVILAYNGQNALEKLQENDISIVVSDVMMPVMSGTELCEKIKTNIQWSHIPVILLTARTAEEYLLEGLKLGADDYLTKPFNFNLLKLRIQKFLEWTEKCHLSFSQKMDVSPSEITITSLDEQLIENAIKAVEEHIDDPEFSVEDLGGLVGLSRGHLYKKLMSITGKGPAEFIRTIRLKRGRQLLEKSQLHISEIAYAVGFNSPKRFSVNFKNEFGISPSDYLRGLNSSE from the coding sequence ATGAAGGGAGGAAAGCATTTTAAAATAATAGGGGGCATATTGGGCTTACTTGTTTTATTTTTTTCGGTGGTTGTTCAGTCAACTGCGCAACCGTCTTATGTTTTTCTTCACCTTACAACAAAGGATGGGCTTTCAAATGGAAATGTTACCTCAATTCTGAAAGACAGTTATGGTTTTTTGTGGATTGGTACAGAATACGGACTGAACCGCTACGATGGTTACGAATTTAAAACATATACTACAGAAGCCAATTTGTCGAATTCCATACCGACGAATAATATTCAGGGAATACAGGAAGATGGCTTGGGTAACATTTGGATCGGTACCACCACCTATACGGTGTATAACCGCGATAAAGATAATTTCATGAACGATGTGCCCGGTTTTTTGCAAAAAATTGGGATTATTGTTGATAGCAATTACAGAATATACATCGATAAGGAGAAAGACTTATGGGTTTGGAGTGGGCAGCAACTTTATTTTTATGATACGCAAAAAAATGAATTGAAAACATTTAGCTTAAACCAGAGGCTGGATGAGGTTGCAACAGTTGAACTAAGTGATGACGGGAATAACTTATATGGTTTTTTAAAGCCAGGCCTTTTATGGCAAATAAACAAACAAACCGGCAGACAGCAAGTACTTGATGTCCCTGATGATTTTAATCCCCAATTCTATAATAAGCTTTATGCAGATTATAAGGGCGGTTTATGGATTTGGTCGGGTAGTACCGATGTGATTTTTTACAGGAAAACCCCAAAGGTTGCATGGGCCCGGTTGAAGCTAAGAGCAGAAGGTCAATCCAAGCGTATGTTACGTTTTATGGATGATAAAAATGGACATATATGGATTGGTACCGATCATAACGGGCTGCTCATTTATAATGTGGCCAGCGGAGAGATAACAAACTTGCAGGAAGATCAGAATACAAGTTCATCTATTGCCTCCAATCATATTGAATCTTTATACCGTGATGATAACGGCATTATATGGATAGGGCATAATAAAAATGGTATTTCGTATTATCACAATAGTTTACAGAGTATTGTAAATGTTGAGCAGGCAGATTGTGAGGACGTAAGCGTAATTCTTGAGGACCGGTACGGTAGAATATGGCTGGGTACCGATGGAAATGGATTATTTGTAAAAGATAAGAAAAAGGGGATCAGGCAGCTTGCAGTTCCGAAAAGTCCGATAGTATCGCTTCTGGAGGACAGGAAAGGACGAATATGGATTGGGACATATTTAGATGGACTTTACCGTTATGATAACGGAAAGGTTGACCGGTTTTCAACTGAAAACAGTGATCTGGCAGGCAATAATATATGGAATTTGAAAGAAGACCGGTACGGAAACCTGTGGATCGGTACTTTGGGGGGAGCCATACAGCTTTTGCGCAACGGGGAAGAGGATTTAAACTCAATGGAGATTGAGTGCGAAGGGATGCAGCATCCAATGGATATGTTTTATGATGGAGGCGATAAGTTATACATTGCAACAGTATACGGTCTGTATATTGTTGATATAAAAACAAATGATTGCAGTAGTTGCCTGGGAAATAAATCCGGTACACAGAATTTCAAACAAGGTTTAATAAGTTGTGTATACAAAGACAGCAAGGACAATATTTGGCTGGGGCACGCCGAAGGATTGAGCTTATGGGATGTAAAGAAAGATACCATCTATTATATCGATAAAACAAATGGCTTGCGCGACAACATTATTCGCGGTATTGTTGAAGATGATCATAAAAATCTATGGGTAACTACAAGTAATGGGCTTTCAGTAATTACTGCAGAAGAAGACAAACAAGGAATTTTAATGATTACCTGTAAAAACTTTACAGATGAAGATGGCCTTATTGATAATTATTTTAATAATCGTGCAATTTGTAAAGTCCGCAGTGGAGACATCTTTGTTGGTGGCACCGAAGGATATTCAATTGTTAATCCAAATAAAATGCTGGAGAAAAATCAACCTCCAGCTAAAGTTACTTTTACAGGATTGAGTGTGGGAATTGATCAGATAGTGGTCGATTCACTTTATAAAGGACGTAAATTGCTGGAACGTCCGATGGAGCTGACCCGTTCGCTGACATTTCGGTACACCGATAAGTTAATTCAGTTAAAATATACAACAGGCGATTTGTTATATCCCAATAAGGTAAGATACGCCTACCGAATGAAAGGACTACAGGAGCAGTGGCAAAACACTTCGGAAAACCGGATTGTGTTTTCGTCTTTAGCGCCAGGCGATTATAAACTTGAAATAAAAGCATGCAATAGTGATGGAGAATGGAGCAATCAGGTTTCTTATTTAAATATTAATGTAACTCCGCCATTTTATTTGTCTCGGTGGGCATGGGCTCTTTACATTTTATCTGTAATTACTCTTGTCGTTTATATTGTATACAGAAGCCGAAGGAGGCAAAAAATAAAGCTTGAAGCACAAAGAATGCAACTCGTACGTGAGCAGGAAACCAACCTTTCTGAAATGAAACTTCGGTTCTTTACCAATATCAGTCATGATATTCGTACTCCGCTTACGCTTATACTCACACCCTTGCAAACATTATTAAATGGTTCAATGGATGCCGGTTTGCGTAAAAAGCTTGAAATGATAAACAAAAGTGCCGAGCAGCTGCTGCACATCGTCAACACCTTGCTTGATTTCCGTAAACTTGATGCAGGAGGTGAGGTTTTGAGGAGTAAACAAGGAGATTTGGTGAGTTTTGTCAGTGAGTTGTGTTTCACATTTCAAGGTACTGCCGCCGAACGCCAAATTGAGTTTTCATTTGATAGTGAGTTAGAAGTGCTGACAACACAGTTCGATCCGGACAAAATAAGGAAGGTGATGTTGAATCTGCTTTCCAATGCTTTTAAATTTACTCCTGATGGGGGAGTTGTAACAGTAAGTATTTACCTGGAAGAAGATGTTGTCTGTTTATCTGTGGCAGACTCGGGAGAGGGAATTTTGGACAGTGAAAAGCCCCATGTTTTTGATCGGTTTTTCCAGTCTTTCCGGCACCCGGAAAAAACGGGAAGCGGAATTGGGTTGCATATTGTGAATGAATATGTCCGGATGCACGACGGTAGTATCACTGTTGAGGATAACAAACCTCGCGGGAGCAGATTTATAGTCAGAATTCCGGTTTCTAATGAAGATATTCAGGATGAGTTCTTCCTTGATACAACCGAGAATGAAGAACAGTTTGAACAGGAAGAGCTACAACGGACTCCGACCAACCCGGTATTACTGTTTGTGGATGATAACAGAGACTTTTGTGAGTTTATGGCCGATAGCCTTGCTGATGAATATACAGTGATACTGGCCTATAACGGACAAAACGCTCTGGAAAAGCTACAGGAGAATGATATATCAATAGTCGTGAGCGACGTAATGATGCCTGTAATGAGCGGAACTGAACTTTGTGAGAAAATAAAAACCAATATCCAATGGTCACATATTCCTGTGATTTTGTTAACCGCCCGTACTGCAGAAGAATATCTGTTGGAAGGGCTGAAATTGGGTGCTGATGATTATCTCACCAAACCCTTTAATTTCAATTTGTTAAAACTACGCATTCAAAAATTTCTTGAATGGACAGAGAAGTGCCATCTTTCCTTTAGCCAAAAAATGGATGTTTCTCCTTCCGAGATTACAATCACTTCGCTGGATGAACAATTGATAGAGAATGCTATTAAGGCAGTTGAAGAACACATTGACGATCCCGAATTTTCGGTTGAAGATCTTGGCGGTTTGGTTGGCCTCAGCAGGGGGCACTTGTATAAAAAATTAATGAGCATTACAGGTAAAGGGCCCGCCGAGTTTATTCGTACAATTCGTTTAAAACGTGGGCGCCAGCTTTTGGAGAAAAGTCAGCTGCATATATCCGAAATTGCCTACGCAGTGGGCTTCAATTCCCCTAAAAGATTCTCTGTTAACTTCAAGAATGAATTTGGTATCTCGCCTTCCGACTATCTGCGTGGATTAAATAGTTCCGAATAA